A window of Onychostoma macrolepis isolate SWU-2019 chromosome 01, ASM1243209v1, whole genome shotgun sequence contains these coding sequences:
- the LOC131544275 gene encoding hepatic lectin-like isoform X1: MMDLDPIYGNVDRIDFKKKTGPQTQSHDQDEGKDLNSRGSRCLVLITVSLGLICVLLLVFIILQHITITAERDLINSYKNTVEEFNQTINSLQDNYTYLLTDKDQLQNNFSSLSQKNLELESKVTSLSEELKKEASKRRWFFMSSESMSWSDSRQYCRDRGADLVIINTQEKQRQISSFTTERVWIGLSDREQEGNMKWVNNSPLKQGFWFNGEPNDQAGNEDCIELMPSNPILNNWNDLPCSEKRKGFCEK, translated from the exons ATGATGGATTTAGATCCCATTTATGGAAATGTTGACCGCATCGATTTTAAGAAGAAAACTGGACCTCAAACTCAGAGTCACGACCAGGACGAAGGAAAAGATCTAAACAGCA GAGGAAGTAGATGTTTGGTGTTGATCACAGTGAGTCTCGGGCTCAtttgtgttcttctgctggTCTTCATCATACTGCAGCACATCACCATCACAGCAGAGAGAGACCTGATAAACAGTTACAAGAACACAGTTGAAGAGTTCAATCAAACCATCAACAGCTTACAGGACAATTACACTTATCTATTGACTGATAAAGACCAACTGCAGAACAACTTCAGCTCTTTGAGTCAGAAGAACCTGGAGTTAGAAAGCAAAGTCACTTCTCTGAGTGAGGAACTGAAGAAAGAAGCATCTAAACGAC GTTGGTTTTTTATGTCCAGTGAGTCGATGAGCTGGTCTGACAGCAGGCAGTACTGCAGGGATCGTGGAGCTGATCTGGTCATTATCAACACTCAAGAGAAGCAG AGACAAATATCTTCATTCACCACGGAGAGAGTGTGGATTGGTTTGTCTGACAGAGAGCAGGAGGGCAACATGAAATGGGTGAATAATTCACCACTGAAACAAGG ATTTTGGTTCAATGGTGAGCCGAATGACCAAGCTGGAAATGAGGACTGTATTGAACTGATGCCTTCAAATCCCATCCTGAACAACTGGAATGACCTGCCATGCTCAGAGAAGAGAAAAGGGTTCTGTGAGAAATAG